A stretch of DNA from Pyxicephalus adspersus chromosome 5, UCB_Pads_2.0, whole genome shotgun sequence:
CATGATCACctctctcttctgcaataaaacatatttacctgccttttcacaattgttttttttgaaaaacactaAGCTATGCATGTGCAGCTTGGTGTAGACTGCTGGGATATGTCAGGCATCTGGCAGCTCACGCATGACAGTTTCACCTTttcagcatggccaatcaagataacgGAAGACCTGACACCAGGAAGAAGATTGGGTGAAGATTGCAGAGCGTATAATTGGTCGAGGAAAGGTGAGTGCAATTAGAAAATTGCAATCAGCAGGTAAGGTTGTTttgttgcagatgggacattgtctcttctgtaataaaggatTGTGCAACTGttgcaatgttttaatttgaAAGGGTGAGGTCCTTGTTAATGTTTATCtacatggtattattattaggaaGCAGACCCAGAAAACagcttttctatgtttttttatgagCATGTGTACATTGACAGCAGTActctagggcagtggtcaccaacctttctaaAAAGCAGGACCCGGtatcatagaataaaattttgccacggcCCAGTATACGTACAGTTTACTACTCTGCTATTCGCAGCAGATCTGCCTCCTGTCAGCActctagctgagaatagcagagtagtataagagagctggtgtgctgtcagagCTGCTGGAAATGGCAGAGAGGTGTAAttcttacatacattgctctgccaatCTCACCTGTCTCACCTGTCCACGGCCCAGGGGTTAAAGACCTCTACTCTAGGGCatatacagcacagcatataTAGTGAGgtcccccccattttttttttttttgaaattgtattttttattgaaaagttttgtgATAGATTACAGAAGGGAAGAAGGGGTTACACACAGGGAAATTAACAATCATAGACCAGAACAGAACGCAGCTGAATTTCAAACATCCAATAGGCATATCTTAGACATAATATATAACATACgcatttataaacatttgtaaacaaaacaaaatcgaAAGGAGGTAGAAACAATCAAAACTGTTGTGACAGCCAGTAGAGGGACTGGAGGATTAGTCTGATAAGTTAGAATAAAAACGGTCCCATGCCTCCCAAACCACCTCAAACCTATCCACCGTATTTCTAAGGAGTGCCGTGAGGTATTCCATTAAACGAATCTCTTGTATTCGTGCATGAAGGTCGCCCATGGAAGGAGGTATAGTCATTTTCCATCTGGTGGGGATCAACGTTCGTGCTGCAACTAGAACGTGAGTCACCAGTTTGCGGGACACGTTCGGCATAGTTGGGGGGGGTTGACCTAGGAGATGCGTAAGGGGATCCAATGGGATCTGATGCTGGACCACCACCGATAGTAAATCATTAACCCTTGACCAATATGGCTGAATAAGAGGGCAGAACCAGAATATATGTTCTATCGTACCTCTATGTcttccacatctccaacatgagGGGTCCACATCCGGAAACAGTCGGTGTAAGACTGCTGGTGTGTGGTACCACCTGAGCaaaattttatattggttttctttatataaggtACATATAGAACTTTTGTGTGCGGCTTCCCATATGTCAAGCCAATCTTCCGGGGGTAACGATCGACCCAGCAtctcctcccatttgagcatataaccATACTTATTGGGCAATCCCTGAGTAGAGGAGTGAAGTAAACGGTAAATAGCCGAGATCGTGCCTTTAGAAAGGGGACCTTCCATACATAGTCTTTCAAAGACAGTGAGGGGTTGGAAGACAGCAGTAGGCTGGAGAGACAAAATATAGTGTCTGATTTGCAGATATGCGTAAAAAGACGTGCGGGGCACTCCACTTTATTAGTGAGTTCCGTAAAAGAGAGCAACCGCCGTTCGATTGGGTCTAGAATGTGTCTAATTTGAAATAGACCTCTATCTCTCCAAGGACCTGACATGGAACCAGACAGACTATCCGGAATCTGTGGATTTAGAATTATAGAGGTTAATCTCGAGGCTGGGGATACCAGGCCAAATTTGTCCTTGCAGGACCTCCATATGGTCCTCGTAAACACCATTGGAGCTGTCAGATCCGATTCCACTAGTGACAGGGAGGAGCTCCACAACATGACATTGGGGTGAATAGGGGCTATCCATTCCCCCTCTAACTCTACGCCGATACTAGGAGGGTGAGGGGAAGTCCACTGCAAGACATGCCGCAGATGAGCCGCCaaataatatttgtgaatatCCGGGCCTCCCAgtcctcccccctccctaggAGCACAAACAATATGTTGGGGTACCCTGTGCCTTTTGTAAGCCCAGATAAAGCGCATAAAAttagtttggatttttttcagtACTGGAGACGGGACTCTGACTGGTAATGTCTCAAACAAGTACAACAGTTTAGGAAGAAGCATCATTTTCACAGAAGCAATCCTACCCAGCAGCGATGTGCCTTCCATTTAGATAAAAAGTTATTCACCTCCCGTAATAACGGGGGGAAATTGTGGGCGTACAGTTGAGAGTATGTGGAGGTAATTTTAGTCCCAAGATAGCTGATGGAACCCACCTGCCAGGTGAAAGAGAAAGAATCTTTCAAGGCCTGTTGCTCCGTTGGAGTGATGTGAAGAGGTAGGGCCTCTGTTTTggaacaattaattttaaatcccgaGACTGTACCGTATTCCTCCAGGACTTTCATTAAATTGGGGAGGGAGACAGTCGGTTGTGAGAGAGTTAGGAGGATATCATCAGCGTATAATGAAAGCTTGTATGATTTGCCATGCACGGGGACTCCATGTATGTTGGGGTTGGAGCGGATGCAGGCCGCCAGTGGTTCTATACACAGGGCAAAGAGTAGGGACGATAATGGGCAACCCTGTCTCGTTCCATTTTTGATGGAAAATACAGTAGAAGAGGCATGTGGCATTTTGACCGAGGCCGAAGGGGCCGTATATAAGGATTTAACCGCCTTAACAAAGGGGCCTGTAAAGCCCATTTTATCCAGGGTGGCTAACATAAAGGGCCAACTGACCCCCCCATTTTTAAGTATCATTTTACATCAGTGGCATGCCCTACATAGTTATCAGAGGCAAACTGCCTACCTGCACTGGCTGATCAGCTGATTGTAAAGTTGTAGCACAGTCATACATATATGACAATATTGGTCAAGGCCGGAAACACTTGATAAATGGTCCAATAAAACTCTGAGGACCCAGCAATTAAATGCAAGCTGTACAAGGTAGCCAGCCACATGATGTAAACACTGCAGTAGCTGTCAGGCACAGGTAGATATAAatcttttatactttaaataaaggaaGCTAAGCAGGCAGGACAAATTCACTCCATATGAAAATTTTCTTATTCTTTAAATATCCTATGTGTTATTAGAGCAGACTACCGGTAATTCTTTAATAAGCAGTACTCCAAATGATAGTCTGCTTTTTTATTCCAGCTTCCAGAAACTGCGggcaaacatattttgttttctgaatttgGAGATTTGAACATAAGAATACCTCCAGAGCTAAGAGATAAAGAGCTTACAAAGGCCTTGTCATTTCACCCAGGGTTAGGACCTCCTTTCATAATCCCTCAGATTACTTCTCAGCACTCTTCTTGTTACTGCTTGTTCCGATGCTGAATACAGAAAACCTTCTtctactttttttctgtgttttataggttAATATTTTCTAAACTATATTCTCCAATGGATTAAAAAGTGATTGTCCATTTTTTCAAATGCTAAACATGAGAAATGCAAGTACTGAAGATCAACAACAACATGCAGCTTGATAGGTTGCAAAAATCCTAATTTTGTAGGCTTCTCAAGAAAAAGGAGCCCAAATGCCTATCCAAAATAACAAGGTGGGCAATGAAGCATGCATAAACTCCCTGAAAATCAGAGAAGAATGCTGGTCAGTGGTGGAAGCATTGAATAAGGTACATGTTCTTAACTAATACTTCTTTTACTAATACTAGGGTCATATTTAACGTGGGGAATGTGTTGTACATAGTTGAAATAAgctaataaaatactaaatacaccTAAAAGATAATAATAGTGCaaattaatgcttttatttttcttcacatcCACGTTTAACCACTTCACATCATCTTGGTAAATACTAATACATTTCTACAAAACTTTGCAGCCCTTTTGTATTCTGTTGTAGCAATGTTATGTATAGTGTTGTTGAAGGTCATTGCAAGGATGTGCTGCATACAGAATGGGATCCAAAAAAGAacaacctggatgatccaggCAGTGTAGCAGGATAAGAATAGACATAGTAGGATTATGTGTGTAGGTGTAAGACTGCAGAGAACATTGGTTTTGCTATGTAAAATAAGAATGTGAATCTAGAACAGGCATTTATTTGCTTGTTTGCTTGATTTTACCATACAGCCAATATATACTTCTATATTATATGCCTGTTGGTATAATAATACAACTATGAATGTTTCAGCAACAAATGCTTTAGTGTTTATACAATGATTAGTTCTTCTAATAATACAGGAAAAGCTCCCTGGATCTGTGCTTTAGAAAAATTTTAGGTGTATGCTCTgcttaaacatttttctatgatATTGTTTGGAGTGAGGGTGGATGAGAACCCTGGtttgttgtttttctattttaggatAAATAAAAAGCGAGAACCTCTCTCAGCTTTTTACCTCCGTATGtgttgttgttttaaatgttatcacCATTTCTGTTTAGTAAAATCTTGGGCAGCAAGGAAGTGTGAATAAATCTCCCTGAAGAGTCCATGGATAACAATAGCACCACAAAGATTCTaatcctaaaatacttttataaggCTGCCATAGACAATAGATGGGAGGAAGAATATATACTTCCAGTCCCATCTACCTGTAATTATAATCAATTTATTGGTGATATATACAGACATGAGATCCTTAATCTgtctgaaaacagcaaaaaaatcaaagttgCAAATGGTAACAAAGCTTTCTATGGGGcagttaaaacttttaaaacagagGATCAGAcgtcatttcattaaaaaatgcagtgACTTATCGGTTATAGGACTTTAATCACCCCTTAACTTTTCTAATTTGCATAGTGCTAAATGAAAAGTATAAATTTAAATTGCTTGCTGTGAAACATCATATGGTTGGTTTTGCAGTAAATTATCATGAAAACCTGGAAACATGTTATGTAAAAGctgattctttttgttacattttttgtgacttctttacattttatatggtttACTAAACTAAAATTCAGGGATTGCCTACTCTATTGATGAGCCCTGTTACTTTTGTACTACAGTAAtcactatttaaaataaagaaccaATGCATATTTGAGTCCCTCTTCCTTCACGCTGCCTAAATGTAAAGGGTTGAGTTATCAGCCTTGGTGATGGCACCAATGCAAAAGGTACCTGCTTACTTAGGTATGGTACCTATGAATCATTCTGGCACATATTTTCCCCATCTCCACCCCCTAGGAGTCAGGCTAAGGGATGAAGAATCTGCAGAACTACAGTGATGATTTAGTTGACTTACTTCCAGGACACATTATATCAATTGCATACCTGCGATAGATAATTTTATCCTattatcctgtaaaaaaaaaacacttgctgagTCCTGTGGTAATGCAGATTTAGTATAAAGGAACAATAGCATGTGATAGGGTACATGGGTATTTGCTATTTCAATCATCTTTTAcagtttattaagtttattttatttgtattatattccCCCTTCACAGATTTACTTTAGGTTTATTTTTCAGCAATATTACACGTCTTTCTTATTTTCTATACTTATAAATCTATTTGATTTTTCTATCTTTTCCATGTGACTGGAAGGTGGTGGCATGCTACAGACATTTGGCAGTCTCTGTTGGAGGTTCCTCCGACAGTAAACGTCTGCGTGATGAATTGAGACGCACCCGAGAAAGGGCCCAGGAGCTGGCATTAAGCAACAGGAACAAACTGACAGCTGCTCTTCGGGATAAACAGCTAACCAAAGGAGACCGCATGGAGTTAGAACGTCTCTGGGTACAGTTTTCCAGTGGTTTGGAGCTTTTCCACACTGACATGTGTAAGGTGTATGAGCTTGGGCTGTCCGTTCCCCTCTCTGCAGGCAATCAGCCAGCAATACAGACTGGCAATACAGGTAAAagagaaatatgatttttttttttattgtgctcagGATCAAAAGTTGAATTACTTCAATAACAACCTTTATCAGTTTAAACAGAATTTCTGATCAAAAGATATTATGAGTTGATGTAACAGTACAATTcactatgttttatttaattttttttcaattattaattacattttaagtaGATTTTGGTAACCTGGGCACATCTGTGGCTGTACAGTTTTCACCACCTTGCATAGGATGAGTatacatttgtttacaaatgtGTATATTGCCTGCCCTATTCCTACAGGTCTATGCCTAATACCGCCAGAAATATTAGGGGTAGTTGAGTTAAGCAAGcctttttaaagcgtacctaagctcaaaatgtttactttagattaaagggtagacaaccctttaagtaaaagttgtatttttttgtaaatgcaaaaccctttttctggcaatcaagacagaaaggagcgcaaagcctcccaggatacctacatcacacatcacgcatcctgggaggctcttggctgctccttttgcacatgcccttCTCTATGGCATGCACGGAAGAAGCCCTTtctttaatagaagaaaaaaattgccgatctcacgcatgtatCCATGGATCTGCGGACTtaaaggtgagtgttttttttttattttgagtttagttttgctttaaggtgAACCTGTTTGTCATTCTACAAGTCCTGCCTAAAAGCAAAAACCACAGAGTACATTCTGTTTCTATTGCTTACCAAAAactcttctgttttttaaaaccttAGTTTGTTATTAGGGTAGGGGCTTCATGCTGATACTTCAGGGCTAATCCATACTAATGGTTATAtggtatatgtattgtatataggttacctatttttacacaaatatgttgtattttttcacaaaacatacatttttctgagCAAATTATAGATGTTCTGTCCTTGCAACATGTTTCATTATAGTCTGTGAACAGTTTGAATTGTAAATAATCTATTGTACCTTACCCATTACACGAGACTGAACATATTTtgggtattcatttttttgtagaagaatgtggatgaaaatggaaaaattcAAATAATCAAATACGTAAACGtacaataaacagtgtttatgCTGCTGGTGAATGTAACAACTAACTTTGGATCCACAGCTCACCAGTGATGCTGCCATAAAGGAAAAAGCAGCTGTTTTTGACTGTATCCTGGTATTAGATGGGCACTTGCACATGTTCATCCTTTACATGAAACGTGAAATATAAGCTTCCCTTGATGCACCTGTTTGAGGGAGAAATAGTGTGTACGTGTTAGTGTCAGAGAGTGTAGTGGGAGGAATAATACCCAATAGTTGTTGTTGCCGTTGGAATAGTGTCCCATCACTGGTATCAGTGGAATAGTGCTTACATGTTGATATTAGTTGAAAGCATAGTTCCCCAATATTGGTGTCTGTAGTGCCCAGCATTAGGTGGTGATGATGGccatctttggtgtcagtaggaggaataattcATCACTGGTGGTATAGAAATAGATCCCCATCATTGAGGTCAGTGGAAATAATGGTGCCACATTGTTGATATGAGTGGGAGAAATAGTGTCCCACCATTGCTTTATTTTGCAATAACATTGTTCCAATTGCAATTCCAATACATATTGTTCCAATACATATTCCCAGCAcactataatacaaaaaaagcatgtCAACATGTTTGAATTTCTTAAAGGCCATTTCATGAgttcaaatatattgccatttcaTGGGTTCAAGGATATTGATACTAAATAGACACATGGTTGCTCAAGGTGTGCTGGACTGCAGACCTCTAGATCACATTTAGGGGGTGGGGGTGTTTTAAGTTATTGTAGAGAagggtgtgtgtatgtgtggggtTAGTTTTCCCCCTTAAACCCATTAAACGGGCAACGCAACTGAATAGGCCTAACTTGTTGCTTCCCGGCTTACCTTCATTTATAAGTTAATTGCATTATGCCAATCCTTCTTCCTCATACTGTGTTTCTAgacaccttaaaaaaaactttcaggtcttcagggatcacCTACTATAATTGCtttagctcacagtacattagtgtgggagTCGGTAAGAAGAATACCTCctccattgctggccattaggaaggatgccacccttacagatatatggtatattttaaactgacctaaaagtcacaaactgcttattgctcaagaacccctagcaacctctggaggaaccccatggttccatggaaccctggttgagaaacaacaGGAATTTAGAACTTCCCTAAGGGTTTACCTGAAATCACATATTTTACTGTGGACTTCTTTGTGGATTAACTCCAAacccatgaaaatgaaagagaACCCCAAAACCACTTGGTGATCTAGTAGGAGTATTAtgagcaacctctgcaggaactctggttgagaaactatACTGTCTGTGCTGTTATGTTTTGCTCATTTTGCCTACCTCTAGTAacacctctgtttttttttaaatatggtactctttttttttttgccaacatgttaTACTAAATCACTCATCTGACTCATTAGATCATTGGTGTAAATGTGGGCTAGAAAACtgatctttgtaaaaaaaaacaaaaaaaaaaaaaaaaagttatttttatttatgaatagacggagaaacatgcaaaaaaagggaaacatcAAGTAGCATAAAACAATGCTTTGCTTAACAAAATGAGCTGGTGATGCATTTGTTGAtaagcaaacatttattataatttggcTTTGCGTGgacattttctttctattctttacACAACATTACTGAACATATCAAGCTATTTATCTTACCAAGTATTTGTCTAATCTCCTTTTACCTTCATAGTGACCCTGAAAACATATGCACCTTACCTCTAATAGTTATCCGCTTTCTTAATGTTGTACTAGCCAAGTCATTAAAGAAAGATTTAAAAGCTTTGTGCTTATGCATTGGTTATAGACAATGACAAATTAAATGAGAACAAGTGACACAAATTATTTGTATGTACCAAACAAGGATAAAAGGAAGGCAAACAATTGACAACTTTGATAAAAATACTACATAATATCATTTGGAAATGCAGTAAGTCAATATTCTGTGTAGGCATTTCACAAAcacaagttttaaataaatacttttattacattgaaTTAATAGCTTTTggttataaaacattaaataactgTTATTTTTATCTAATACAAACAGTCTAACTATAACACAATTACAGAAGGTGAGCAATCCATTTGTGAAATTGAAAAGAGTAATTGTACCCTTATAAATCTACCAATTGTCTTCAATTTCTTCATTCAAATACACAGCAGTTCCTGAGCCTACAGACTCATAGCTGTACATATTAGATATGTAGAAAGATTTAATGATGTCACTAacttacactttcatcagtaaagctgggtgattcagcaaatctggaatggagttcttaaaatcatgcgctatttgctagcaaatgttttgaatcctgtaacagatccattctaggtttgctggatcacccagcttcactgatgaaagtgtatcctctccagccttggagagctttaataaatcaggcccattgaggcAGTATCCTTGCTTTAGGGACTGCTCTCTTGAAAGcctttttataatattgtttacaagcattttaaaccACACTTGAATATTCATTTAGATCAGCTGATCTTTCCATTACACGCCTTTTAACATAAAAGCATTTTAGTATAATAATGCCTTCCACTGAGTTGTGTTTCTTTGGGACTGTCGTAGATTCACTTGTTATGGAGTGCAGTCTGCCAGAGCACAAGTTGTTGGAGTTGCGCCTTGAGGTACAGAAGGTCAGACTGTTGCGGGGGATTCACTTGCATAATTTGCAATCGCTCCTGGGAAAATTGAATTTTGCGTGCCGGATTATGCCTATAAGTAGAATTTTCAGTCGCAGGCTTGCGGCAGCCACAGTAGGGGTGCGTGCACCTGGGCATTTTTCTACGTTTGATTAAGTTGTTGCGTGAGGATTTGGGTGTTAGGAGCAGTTTTTTGGCACAATACAATGGCAGGTCTCTATGGATGGCTCAGATGGTGGATAATGTGGAATTCGATCTGATTACTGATGCTGCAGGAAATTGTGGGTATGTCAcatattttaatggaaaatggAGCGCTGAGGAAGTGGCACCACACGCAAAGGTACTGGGAACGCCTTGTCCACCAGCTCTGTAGAAGGTGATTTGGGGGTCATCGCAGGGTTGATACAGAGATGGGTTAGTGCAGGAACGTGGAAAGCATATGTTGGCACTTGGCGGGAATGGTTCTTGTTTTTGCAAAATTCAGGGGCGAGAGGTGTcctgaatgggggggggggggggggatttagtGCTATGGTTTTTGGTTAGTAATTTACAGAGTGGGGTGTCGGGGGCAGCGATTAGCAAAAAGTTGGCGGccctggccttttttttttttttttaagcttgctGGTCTATCTTGCCCCATTTGTTATAGGATTGGGGGGTACTATTCTCAAAGGGGGAGTGCGTGGTGTTGTGTGGTTTGCATAAGGGTATTTTCCATAATTGGAAGGCAGGTTGGAccatgttgtttatttatttgcaggtGCTGCAGAGTGTCTGCTATGGATCTTGGGACACTCCTTTGTTTATTGGGGCACAAGGAGGGCGGATATAAGGCCTAATGGACGGCAGCTGGGTATTCACTGGGACACAGCTCAAGTGTGGTGGATAGGGATCCCTGGTATGCAGTGGAGTCATGTGGTACCGGAGGTAACCAGATTTGCCCACTTGGATAGGCCAACTGATGTCCTATTGCTACATGTTGGGGGAAATTATATTGGGTCTTGTTCTATGTGGGAGATAATAAAGgatattaagtttgatctttTAAGGCTTAGGAGTGCATTTCCACAACAGTGTTTGTTTGGTCAAACATTATCCTGAGGGTGGCCTGCAGGAATGCTAGGTCTGTGGAGAAATTGAACAAAGCACGCATTAAGATTACCAAGGAGGTTGGAAGGTTTCTGGGACATATTGGGGGCCTGGTGGTTAGGCATAGAGAATTGGAGGTGGAGCCTCACTTGTTCCTCTGTAGGGATGGAGTGCATTTGAATGCGGTGGGAACCGATTTATAGTTCTTAAGCCTGCAGGAGGGGTTGCAGAGGGCCTTGAGGGTGTGGCGGGGCTCGCAAGCATTAGGTTTCATGCATGCAGCATGTGGCAGTTGTTTGGTAGATCCATACGAGCAGGGGGATGGGAACTCATCACGGTATGGAGTTCTTCTTAAGTGGACCCCGCACGACACTTGTCATGGGGTTGTCATGGGGGCAAAGTGGGAATAGAGGATGCCCGCTAACTGTGCCCGAGGCAGTTTAGTAGCCGCTGGGGGCCTGTTTTGGGAAGAGGAAGCATTGTGGTATTGGAGGGGGTACTTTCATGGGCCTTTAATAATAGGGGAAAAAGATGTTGGACGgaaaaattgttgtattttatatttcatggtTGCATGCTTGACTATAGCTGTGAAGCGGGCTGACCACTCCTggcttttagtttcctgttaacaaaCTGTGGTTAGACAATGGCTCACCACTTTTAGTATATCCTGTAATCACCCCTATGCTCTTGCCTCCACAGGTATGTAGatacattgtgcctgatttattaaagttttccaaggctggaaacgatacactttcatcagtgaagcggggtgatccagctaacctggaatggatctggtccaggattgaaaacatttgctaacaaatagcaaattacttttaagaaatccattccaggtttgctggatcacccagcttcactgatgaaaaggtatcctctccagccatatagagacttaataaatcaggtccaaagtttccactgcagggatggtgggagaaGTAGTCTGGCATATATTGTTCTTcatactttgggtgtcacatgacACATATGATTGACTCTAATTTGCtgaattcaaaaaataaatttgtattgaataTGTATTTCACTATGCAATTACATTAGGCCACTTCTTTATAAAAGACCCCTAAGACTACCactgcagaaatgtaaatatatttttttttaagaaaaattctTTGATAGATAAGGCAAAGTAATGGGTGATATGTCTGTACTTAGCTTTTCTTATATCTTAATATGAAATGCATCTTTGCTAGGCATATTGTGGTTTAGAAACGACCTTCTAGTTCTAAAGTAAATTTTATATTTCCAGGCAGTACCTCTGCTATCGCCTCCAGGGCACTAAGTGTCCAAAACATCACCCACAGTGAGTCACCaccaaataataaagaaaagcttGAAGACAACGAGCTAGAAAAAGAAATACTCAAGGTGGACCAGATGATCACTGACATGGAGCTCAAAGTGAATGTCCTAAGATGGACTGTAGAAGCAACAGCAAATATGAATGATGAGCTTGACAGCACTGATGTGTCTTCCACAGCTTTGCTTTCAATGGATGAAAAAGAAAGTCGCAACTGCTGTAATGGATGCAGTTTACTGTGTCTTTGATTTTATGTGGTACGGCACTGG
This window harbors:
- the LOC140331007 gene encoding regulator of G-protein signaling 9-binding protein B-like → MPIQNNKVGNEACINSLKIREECWSVVEALNKVVACYRHLAVSVGGSSDSKRLRDELRRTRERAQELALSNRNKLTAALRDKQLTKGDRMELERLWVQFSSGLELFHTDMCKVYELGLSVPLSAGNQPAIQTGNTGSTSAIASRALSVQNITHSESPPNNKEKLEDNELEKEILKVDQMITDMELKVNVLRWTVEATANMNDELDSTDVSSTALLSMDEKESRNCCNGCSLLCL